Proteins encoded by one window of Sphingomonas ginkgonis:
- the gyrA gene encoding DNA gyrase subunit A, which translates to MATTPPADDRADTPGGSDIAPISIVEEMKTSYLDYAMSVIVSRALPDVRDGLKPVHRRILFSANENGFFYNRPYRKSARIVGDVIGKYHPHGDTAIYDALARMTQDWSMRVPLIDGQGNFGSMDPDPPAAMRYTEARLAKAASFLLGDLDKDTVNFQPNYDASEREPQVLPARFPNLLVNGAGGIAVGMATNIPPHNLGEVLSACKAFIDDPAITTEGLMEHVKGPDFPTGAIILGTAGIRSAYTSGRGSIVLRSRYKVEEGRGDRRSIVLTEIPYQQGKNALVEKIAEAAKDKRVEGVSDIRDESNREGVRIVIDLKRDATPDVVLNQLWRHTPAQGSFPANMLAIRGGRPETLTLRDIIESFVKFREEVITRRAKFELAKARDRAHILLGLVVAVTNLDEVVRIIRGSASPADAREKLLAREWPGDEIRPYIRLVEAIEPQAAGETYRLSEAQVKAILDLRLHRLTALGRDEIGTELEGLARSIAELLEILSNRVRLYQVMREEFDEVEREFATPRVTELAAAADGIDDEDLIEREEMVVTVTLTGYIKRTPLALFREQKRGGKGRSGMSTKDEDAITSLFVTSTHNPVLFFSNLGKVYRMKVWRLPEGGPNARGRPMINLLPLAAGEVITTVLPLPEDEESWSDLHIMFATAHGTVRRNSMDAFRNIPTAGKIAMRFSAGEGEEDDATDRLISVGLLTEEDDVLLATRKGKAIRFMASDVREFQSRTSTGVRGIRLLGDDHVISMSILHRAGTSQEEKEAYLRFAPWKGEREGECTISADRIAEMAELEQFILTVTENGYGKRTSAYEYRRTGRGGQGITNIDTSARNGCVVASFPVRSGEQIMLVTDQAKLIRTTVGDIRIAGRNTMGVTIFRVAQNEHVVSVAKIDESEEDEVETASTGELAHDDGASTGEQELDKPVDPGMSSGD; encoded by the coding sequence TTGGCCACCACTCCACCGGCCGACGACCGCGCCGACACACCCGGCGGGAGCGACATTGCCCCCATCTCCATCGTCGAGGAGATGAAGACCAGCTATCTCGACTATGCGATGAGCGTCATCGTCAGCCGCGCGCTGCCGGACGTTCGCGACGGGCTGAAGCCCGTTCATCGCCGCATCCTCTTCTCGGCGAACGAGAACGGCTTCTTCTACAACCGCCCCTATCGCAAGTCGGCCCGCATCGTCGGCGACGTCATCGGTAAATATCACCCGCACGGCGACACCGCGATCTACGACGCGCTTGCGCGGATGACGCAGGACTGGTCGATGCGGGTCCCGCTGATCGACGGCCAGGGCAACTTCGGCTCGATGGACCCCGATCCGCCCGCGGCGATGCGCTACACCGAGGCGCGCCTTGCCAAAGCGGCGAGCTTCCTGCTCGGTGACCTCGACAAGGACACGGTCAACTTTCAGCCCAACTATGACGCCAGCGAGCGCGAGCCGCAGGTGCTCCCGGCGCGCTTTCCCAACCTGCTGGTCAACGGCGCAGGCGGGATCGCGGTCGGCATGGCGACCAACATTCCGCCGCACAACCTCGGCGAGGTGCTGTCGGCCTGCAAGGCGTTCATCGACGATCCGGCGATCACCACCGAAGGGTTGATGGAGCATGTGAAGGGGCCGGACTTCCCGACCGGCGCCATCATCCTCGGCACCGCCGGCATCCGCAGCGCCTATACCAGCGGGCGCGGCTCGATCGTGCTGCGCAGCCGCTACAAGGTCGAGGAAGGCCGCGGCGACCGCCGCTCGATCGTGTTGACCGAGATCCCCTACCAGCAGGGCAAGAACGCGCTGGTCGAGAAGATCGCCGAGGCGGCCAAGGACAAGCGCGTCGAGGGCGTCAGCGACATCCGCGACGAGTCCAACCGCGAGGGCGTGCGGATCGTCATCGACCTGAAGCGCGACGCGACCCCCGACGTGGTGCTCAACCAGCTGTGGAGGCACACCCCGGCGCAGGGTTCGTTCCCGGCCAACATGCTGGCGATCCGCGGCGGCCGGCCCGAGACGCTCACGCTGCGCGACATCATCGAGAGCTTCGTCAAGTTCCGCGAGGAGGTGATCACCCGCCGCGCGAAGTTCGAGCTCGCCAAGGCCCGCGACCGGGCCCACATCCTGCTCGGCCTCGTCGTCGCGGTCACCAATCTCGACGAAGTGGTGCGGATCATCCGCGGTTCGGCGAGCCCGGCGGATGCGCGCGAGAAGCTGCTCGCCCGCGAATGGCCGGGCGACGAGATCCGCCCCTACATCCGCCTCGTCGAGGCGATCGAGCCGCAGGCGGCGGGCGAGACATATCGCCTCAGCGAGGCGCAGGTGAAGGCGATCCTCGACCTCCGCCTCCACCGCCTCACCGCACTCGGCCGCGACGAGATCGGCACCGAGCTCGAGGGCCTCGCCAGGAGCATCGCCGAGCTGCTCGAGATCCTCTCCAACCGCGTCCGCCTTTACCAGGTGATGCGCGAGGAGTTCGACGAGGTGGAGCGCGAGTTCGCCACGCCGCGCGTCACCGAGCTCGCCGCCGCCGCCGACGGGATCGACGACGAAGACCTGATCGAGCGCGAGGAGATGGTCGTCACCGTCACCTTGACCGGCTACATCAAGCGCACCCCGCTTGCCCTGTTCCGCGAGCAGAAGCGCGGCGGCAAGGGCCGCTCGGGGATGAGCACCAAGGACGAGGACGCGATCACGAGCCTGTTCGTGACCTCGACCCACAACCCGGTCCTGTTCTTCTCCAACCTCGGCAAGGTCTACCGCATGAAGGTGTGGCGCCTGCCCGAGGGCGGGCCCAACGCCCGCGGCCGGCCGATGATCAACCTGCTGCCGCTCGCGGCCGGCGAGGTCATCACCACCGTGCTCCCGCTGCCGGAGGACGAGGAGAGCTGGAGCGACCTCCACATCATGTTCGCGACCGCGCATGGCACGGTCCGCCGCAACAGCATGGACGCGTTCCGCAACATCCCGACCGCCGGCAAGATCGCGATGCGCTTCTCCGCCGGCGAGGGCGAGGAGGATGACGCAACCGACCGGCTGATCAGCGTCGGCCTCTTGACCGAGGAGGACGACGTCCTCCTCGCGACCCGCAAGGGAAAGGCGATCCGCTTCATGGCCAGCGACGTGCGCGAGTTCCAGAGCCGCACCTCGACCGGTGTGCGCGGCATCCGCCTGCTCGGCGACGACCATGTCATCTCCATGTCGATCCTGCATCGCGCCGGCACCAGCCAGGAGGAGAAGGAAGCCTATCTCCGTTTCGCCCCCTGGAAGGGCGAGCGCGAGGGCGAATGCACCATCTCCGCCGACCGGATCGCCGAGATGGCCGAGCTCGAGCAGTTCATCCTGACGGTGACCGAGAACGGCTATGGCAAGCGCACCAGCGCCTACGAGTATCGCCGCACCGGGCGCGGCGGCCAGGGCATCACCAACATCGACACCTCGGCCCGCAACGGCTGCGTGGTGGCGAGCTTCCCGGTCCGCTCGGGCGAGCAGATCATGCTGGTGACCGACCAGGCCAAGCTCATCCGCACCACCGTCGGCGACATCCGCATCGCCGGTCGCAACACGATGGGCGTCACCATCTTCCGCGTCGCCCAGAACGAGCATGTCGTCTCGGTCGCCAAGATCGACGAGAGCGAGGAAGACGAGGTCGAGACCGCGTCCACCGGCGAGCTGGCGCACGACGACGGCGCCTCGACCGGCGAGCAGGAACTGGACAAGCCGGTCGACCCGGGGATGAGCTCGGGCGACTGA
- a CDS encoding tetratricopeptide repeat protein — protein MSLKKLGFATLLASGALTLASAPATAQTAPAAAAAPTKPVPVSDQVRPSLIALQTAVNAKNYAAVPGLIAAANAKAKTSNDRYLIAQMQLKAAVDQNDFSTAASAVATMRASGAGTPAQLDQFDLAIAQSLYNAKNYAAAAPVLERLTQSNPNNTDVYLVLAETRNAQGQPAQAIATLQRAMAVRTAAGQPVPQEWYKRGIAFAYNGKLPTASALAYDWVKAYPSTDSWRDSLRIFEQLSPASASDKLDLYRLRRAAGVLDSENEYAGYAQLATDRGLPGETVAVINDGYAKGKINRGNAAIRSLLTSAQGRVTTDKASLPGLETRAAAAASGRPLLNTADAYFGYGDYGKAATLYRRALTKPDVDKNVANLRLGIALAQSGDKAGAQAAFAAVTGPTADLAKYWQLWANRAA, from the coding sequence ATGTCCTTGAAGAAGCTTGGCTTCGCGACCCTGCTGGCCAGCGGCGCGCTGACCCTGGCGAGCGCGCCTGCCACGGCCCAGACCGCCCCTGCCGCGGCAGCCGCCCCGACCAAGCCCGTCCCGGTCTCGGATCAGGTGCGGCCGAGCCTCATCGCGCTGCAGACGGCGGTCAATGCCAAGAACTATGCCGCGGTGCCCGGCTTGATCGCCGCCGCCAACGCCAAGGCCAAGACTTCGAACGACCGCTATCTGATCGCGCAGATGCAGCTCAAGGCCGCGGTTGACCAGAACGATTTCAGCACCGCCGCCTCGGCTGTCGCGACGATGCGGGCGAGCGGGGCGGGGACGCCGGCGCAGCTGGACCAGTTCGACCTGGCGATCGCCCAGTCGCTCTACAACGCCAAGAATTATGCGGCCGCCGCGCCCGTGCTGGAGCGGCTGACCCAGTCGAACCCCAACAACACCGACGTCTACCTGGTGCTGGCCGAGACCCGCAACGCGCAGGGCCAGCCGGCGCAGGCGATCGCGACGCTGCAGCGCGCGATGGCGGTCCGCACCGCCGCCGGGCAGCCGGTTCCGCAGGAGTGGTACAAGCGCGGGATCGCCTTCGCCTACAACGGCAAGCTGCCGACCGCCAGCGCGCTCGCCTACGACTGGGTCAAGGCCTATCCGAGCACCGACAGCTGGCGGGACTCGCTGCGCATCTTCGAGCAGCTCTCGCCCGCGAGTGCATCCGACAAGCTGGACCTCTATCGCCTCCGCCGCGCCGCCGGGGTGCTCGACAGCGAGAATGAATATGCCGGCTATGCCCAGCTCGCGACCGATCGCGGGCTCCCGGGCGAGACCGTCGCGGTGATCAACGACGGTTATGCCAAAGGCAAGATCAACCGCGGCAACGCCGCCATCCGCTCGCTGCTGACCTCGGCGCAGGGGCGGGTGACCACCGACAAGGCTTCGCTGCCCGGGCTCGAAACCCGCGCCGCTGCGGCGGCATCGGGCCGTCCGCTGCTAAACACCGCCGACGCCTATTTCGGGTATGGCGATTACGGCAAGGCGGCGACGCTGTACCGGCGGGCGCTGACCAAGCCGGATGTCGACAAGAACGTCGCCAACCTGCGGCTTGGGATCGCGCTGGCGCAGAGCGGCGACAAGGCCGGCGCGCAGGCCGCCTTCGCGGCGGTTACGGGGCCGACTGCGGATCTCGCCAAATACTGGCAGCTGTGGGCGAACCGCGCCGCCTGA